The Gemmatimonadaceae bacterium genome window below encodes:
- a CDS encoding Ig-like domain-containing protein, which yields MFRVTLHRPLLILSVLAIACGGGDGSSPSTPTIAVASVTLSPGAASLVPQQTVTLSATTKDAAGAVLSGRVITWSSNASTVATVSDAGVVTALSVGTAIITATSEGRSASATISVTSVPVSTVTLNQATASLVPNQPLTLTAALKDATGNTLADRVVSWSTSASAIATVDGGVVTALAVGTATITATSEGRTGSAVITVGNGGFVGAAGGTVTAFNGAVTVTIPAGALSAATAITINALTSPPADPRLAPGTAYDFGPNGMTFAVPVTLAIKYDAATLTQATVPENLRVHRLVTNTWSSLPGSVVNVTTRIVTALTSSFSGYAVVGVPSNPSPIIASIAPTARPMGSAAFTLTVNGEGFVSASEVRWNGAARPTVYVSSTQLTAQISAADVASPGVARVTVVSPTPGGGTSASSNFSVTVIPAIATVWTGDDHSCGITTIGVAWCWGRNDTGQLGDGTFEHSMTPVTVIGGLTFTTLATGATHTCGLTTSRAAYCWGNGLFGAIGDGERTNRGTPVPVGGGLQFVAISAGNLHTCALTAAGAAYCWGYNTYGQAGTGSTTTFLTAPTLVTGGLVYSSISAGTYQTCALTVAGAAYCWGNNSLGSLADGTTTNRSVPTAVVGGLTFASIASGHDGGARTCAVTPVGSVYCWGLRLGDINGNLTTPTPVAGDPVFTSVSVGSAHACGTTVGGSVACWGQGDLGQIGGGATPFVPTSIPAVVSGGGSYTSVAAGQSHACGVMSSGSIHCWGYDAFGAIGNTSAGLFSTTPLPVSGGLLFSQVAAADDFSCGLTTTGAAYCWSTGRTAAGLGNGGLLDAAVPVAVSGGLTFTSISVAPFGACAITTAGAGYCWGAGTYGRLGNSTYANSNVPVPVSGGLAFIAIATGEQHSCGITTAHAAYCWGANDRGQLGNNSTTWTNAPAPVAGSLQFTSITVGLQYSCGVTSGGAGYCWGLGGSGQLGAGDYSNRLIPTLVNGGIAFASMSANYATTCGVSTTGAGYCWGFGDFGGIGDGSTTYSNRPSAVSGGRVFTSISAGREHSCGTTAVGSYCWGRGFAGMLGNGTTIRRTTPQAVSAPGTFSMISAGAVHTCGVTNAGVAYCWGLAGRSGNRTFDYSTVPVPIAGGLLFRTAPPP from the coding sequence ATGTTCCGCGTCACGCTGCATCGTCCGCTCCTCATCTTGTCAGTTTTGGCCATCGCCTGCGGGGGTGGGGACGGCTCAAGCCCCTCCACACCGACCATCGCGGTGGCGAGCGTGACGCTGAGTCCCGGTGCTGCCTCGCTGGTGCCGCAGCAAACGGTGACGCTCAGCGCGACCACGAAGGATGCCGCGGGCGCCGTCCTCTCCGGTCGCGTCATCACCTGGTCGTCGAACGCCTCGACGGTCGCAACCGTCAGCGACGCGGGCGTTGTCACCGCGTTGTCGGTGGGGACGGCCATCATCACCGCAACCAGCGAAGGGCGCAGCGCATCGGCCACCATCTCCGTCACGTCGGTGCCGGTCTCCACGGTGACGCTCAATCAAGCGACGGCGTCGCTCGTGCCCAATCAGCCTCTGACGTTGACGGCTGCCCTGAAAGATGCCACCGGCAACACGCTCGCCGATCGCGTCGTGAGCTGGAGCACGTCGGCGAGTGCGATCGCCACGGTGGATGGTGGTGTGGTCACGGCGCTCGCCGTTGGCACGGCCACGATCACCGCAACGAGTGAAGGAAGAACAGGCAGTGCGGTGATCACCGTTGGCAACGGTGGCTTCGTGGGCGCCGCCGGCGGAACCGTGACCGCCTTCAATGGCGCCGTGACCGTCACCATCCCGGCTGGTGCGCTGAGTGCGGCAACCGCCATCACCATCAATGCGCTCACCAGTCCTCCCGCCGATCCGCGACTCGCCCCCGGGACCGCGTATGATTTCGGACCCAACGGCATGACGTTCGCGGTGCCGGTCACCCTGGCCATCAAGTACGACGCGGCCACGCTCACCCAGGCCACGGTGCCGGAGAACCTGCGCGTCCACCGGCTCGTGACCAACACATGGTCGTCGTTGCCCGGCAGTGTCGTGAACGTCACCACGCGAATCGTCACGGCCCTCACCTCGAGCTTCAGCGGCTATGCCGTGGTGGGCGTTCCCAGCAATCCGTCGCCGATCATCGCGTCGATCGCGCCCACCGCCAGGCCGATGGGCAGCGCCGCGTTCACACTGACGGTGAATGGCGAAGGATTTGTCAGTGCGTCGGAGGTGCGTTGGAACGGCGCGGCGCGTCCCACGGTGTACGTGTCGTCCACGCAACTGACAGCGCAGATCTCGGCGGCGGACGTGGCGAGTCCGGGCGTCGCGCGTGTGACGGTGGTGTCGCCAACGCCGGGCGGTGGCACCAGCGCGTCCAGTAATTTCTCGGTGACCGTGATCCCCGCGATTGCCACTGTATGGACCGGCGACGATCACAGCTGTGGCATCACGACCATCGGCGTCGCCTGGTGCTGGGGACGCAACGACACCGGCCAACTCGGTGACGGCACATTCGAACATAGTATGACGCCGGTGACGGTCATCGGCGGACTCACGTTCACCACGCTCGCCACCGGGGCGACGCACACATGCGGCCTGACGACATCGCGCGCCGCCTACTGCTGGGGCAATGGCCTCTTTGGCGCCATTGGCGACGGAGAGCGCACGAACCGCGGCACACCGGTTCCTGTTGGCGGCGGTTTGCAGTTCGTGGCAATCTCGGCGGGTAATCTGCACACCTGTGCACTGACCGCGGCGGGCGCCGCATACTGCTGGGGCTACAACACCTACGGACAGGCTGGCACCGGCTCCACCACCACGTTCCTCACTGCGCCGACCCTTGTGACCGGTGGCCTGGTGTACTCCAGCATTTCAGCAGGCACGTATCAGACCTGTGCGCTCACGGTTGCAGGTGCGGCCTACTGCTGGGGCAACAACTCGCTCGGTTCACTCGCTGATGGAACAACGACAAACCGTTCGGTGCCGACGGCCGTCGTTGGCGGTCTGACGTTTGCCTCGATCGCGTCAGGACACGACGGAGGCGCGCGAACCTGCGCGGTCACTCCGGTCGGGAGCGTGTACTGCTGGGGACTGCGCCTTGGCGACATCAACGGAAACCTCACCACACCCACGCCGGTCGCAGGCGATCCGGTGTTCACGTCGGTCTCGGTGGGCTCCGCGCACGCGTGCGGCACGACGGTCGGCGGGAGCGTGGCCTGCTGGGGGCAGGGCGACCTTGGCCAGATCGGTGGTGGAGCCACGCCCTTCGTTCCAACATCGATCCCCGCCGTGGTGTCCGGCGGCGGCAGCTACACATCCGTGGCGGCCGGGCAGTCGCACGCGTGCGGCGTCATGTCATCGGGGAGCATCCACTGCTGGGGCTACGACGCATTCGGTGCCATTGGCAACACCAGCGCCGGCCTCTTCTCCACGACACCCTTGCCGGTGTCCGGCGGATTGCTGTTCTCGCAAGTTGCCGCTGCCGACGACTTCAGCTGCGGCCTCACCACGACGGGCGCCGCGTATTGCTGGAGTACCGGCCGTACTGCTGCAGGCCTGGGCAATGGCGGATTGCTTGATGCGGCAGTGCCGGTGGCCGTTTCCGGCGGGCTCACTTTCACCAGCATCTCGGTGGCACCGTTTGGCGCCTGCGCCATCACAACGGCCGGCGCCGGGTACTGCTGGGGTGCCGGTACCTATGGCCGGCTTGGCAACAGCACATACGCCAACAGCAATGTGCCAGTGCCAGTAAGCGGTGGCCTCGCCTTCATTGCCATTGCCACCGGTGAGCAGCACAGCTGTGGCATTACCACTGCGCATGCCGCGTACTGTTGGGGTGCCAACGACCGCGGGCAGTTGGGCAACAACTCCACCACGTGGACCAACGCCCCCGCGCCAGTGGCCGGATCCCTCCAGTTCACCTCGATCACCGTCGGGCTGCAATACAGTTGCGGTGTGACAAGCGGCGGCGCTGGCTACTGCTGGGGACTGGGTGGCTCCGGGCAATTGGGAGCGGGTGACTACTCCAACCGCCTCATTCCCACGCTGGTCAATGGCGGCATCGCCTTCGCATCCATGTCGGCGAACTACGCCACCACGTGCGGTGTGTCCACAACGGGTGCAGGGTACTGTTGGGGCTTCGGTGACTTCGGCGGTATCGGCGATGGGTCTACCACGTACAGCAATCGGCCAAGCGCGGTGTCCGGTGGTCGGGTGTTCACCTCCATTTCGGCTGGCAGGGAGCACTCCTGCGGCACTACGGCCGTCGGCAGCTACTGCTGGGGCCGCGGCTTCGCGGGCATGCTGGGTAACGGCACCACGATTCGGCGCACCACGCCTCAGGCCGTATCGGCACCGGGCACGTTCTCGATGATCTCGGCTGGCGCCGTACACACCTGTGGTGTCACCAACGCCGGAGTGGCCTACTGCTGGGGCCTCGCGGGTCGCTCTGGCAATCGCACATTCGACTACAGCACGGTGCCCGTGCCTATCGCTGGCGGCCTGCTGTTCCGTACGGCCCCTCCACCGTAA
- a CDS encoding ATP-binding protein has protein sequence MTMSITELEQALRALRLSGMSATMQARALQVAAHEMDFLEAFSWLVQDELDRRRSRLLERRFTLSGLHERKDLKDFDWTYNTRLPKRDVLALGTLQFLDAKEDLLLIGPPGTGKSHCAKALALLAVQRGYKVLYREAHQLIEDLAEARELGKLRAYRQQLKAVDLLLIDDLFLRKLPAHAGDELADVLMSRYERASTLVTSNRPFEDWARLLGDTVVVTPLLDRLLHHGHLLKFEGKSWRLKEAAARLAKQTKGP, from the coding sequence ATGACCATGTCCATCACCGAACTTGAACAAGCCCTGCGCGCGCTTCGCTTGTCGGGCATGAGTGCGACGATGCAGGCGCGCGCGCTGCAGGTCGCGGCGCACGAGATGGATTTTCTCGAAGCGTTTTCGTGGCTCGTGCAAGACGAGCTCGATCGGCGACGCTCGCGGCTGCTCGAACGGCGCTTCACGCTCTCCGGGCTGCACGAGCGCAAAGACTTGAAGGACTTTGACTGGACGTACAACACGCGGCTGCCGAAACGCGATGTGCTCGCGCTCGGCACGCTGCAATTTCTCGATGCGAAAGAGGATTTGCTCCTGATTGGTCCACCCGGTACCGGCAAGAGTCACTGCGCCAAAGCGCTCGCGTTACTCGCCGTGCAACGGGGCTACAAAGTGCTGTATCGCGAAGCGCATCAGCTCATCGAAGATCTCGCCGAAGCGCGCGAGCTGGGGAAACTCCGCGCGTATCGCCAGCAACTGAAGGCGGTCGACCTCTTGCTGATCGATGATCTCTTCCTGCGCAAACTCCCCGCGCACGCCGGTGACGAACTCGCCGACGTGCTGATGAGCCGTTACGAAAGGGCGTCGACGCTGGTCACCTCGAACCGCCCGTTTGAAGACTGGGCGCGCTTACTCGGCGATACGGTCGTCGTGACGCCGCTCCTCGACCGCCTGCTGCATCACGGCCATCTGCTCAAATTCGAGGGCAAGAGCTGGCGTCTCAAAGAAGCCGCCGCGCGTCTTGCGAAGCAGACGAAGGGACCGTAG
- a CDS encoding carbohydrate binding family 9 domain-containing protein, giving the protein MPTPATVPALRVAPLLSGLRLDGRMDEAMWATADSIGSLTEVEPVAGQVPAGRTVVRILADAGRIVIGVRADDPDPGRIVSFARERDNALTNEDHIKIVLDTYLDGRSGYVFAVNPNGARYDALISGQGDVENANWDAVWDAATVRTSTGWSAEIVIPVRSLQFARGLSTWGFNIQRRVQRLLENDRWASPVRDFKITQTFRAGRLTDLPPFALGIGLSVRPAETGSSSVPAPGATRSDAHDFSLDATQTLGASTLAALTVNTDFAETEVDTRRTNLTRFPIVFPEKRTFFLQGSDIFDFGLGLGDDVRPFFSRRIGLLNGDEVPIRVGAKITGREGGANFGGLGVRTREIAAPAGTSLVSTANTLGVMRYKQNLGRESSVGMIGSAGDPIGRTDSWMAGVDANFQTSRFRVNKNLLLGAWGVQTDRAGLTGDKTAWGARIAYPNDLWNLSATFKRIGDGFDPSLGFVPRRAVQIIEITSNYLPRPRERVAGLRVRQMVHEFQPRIVTDLSGTWESYRIFMAPVNWRLESGDRFEINANPTGERLVAPFTIAPGVTIPAGAYHWMRYRLEGGFAQKRRLSGQATWWFGSFYTGTLNEIILTSAWKPSSLFNLELNATRNVGQLRPGGHPKSPTCGHPKLPQLA; this is encoded by the coding sequence ATGCCCACACCGGCGACGGTTCCCGCGCTTCGCGTCGCGCCGTTGTTGAGCGGACTTCGCCTGGATGGTCGCATGGACGAAGCCATGTGGGCGACCGCGGACTCCATCGGGTCACTCACCGAAGTTGAACCGGTGGCGGGCCAAGTGCCCGCTGGTCGGACCGTGGTTCGTATCCTGGCCGACGCCGGTCGGATCGTGATCGGTGTGCGCGCTGACGATCCCGATCCCGGCCGCATTGTGAGTTTTGCCCGCGAGCGCGACAACGCGCTCACGAACGAGGATCACATCAAGATCGTGCTCGACACGTATCTCGATGGCCGGTCCGGCTACGTGTTTGCGGTGAACCCGAACGGCGCGCGCTACGATGCGCTCATTTCTGGACAGGGCGACGTGGAGAACGCCAACTGGGATGCGGTGTGGGATGCCGCTACCGTCCGTACGTCCACCGGGTGGTCGGCGGAAATCGTGATTCCCGTTCGCAGCCTGCAGTTTGCGCGCGGCCTGAGCACGTGGGGATTCAATATCCAGCGTCGCGTGCAGCGCCTGCTGGAGAATGACCGCTGGGCCAGCCCCGTGCGCGACTTCAAGATCACGCAGACATTTCGCGCCGGACGGTTGACCGACTTGCCCCCGTTTGCACTGGGTATTGGCCTGAGCGTGCGCCCCGCCGAGACCGGCTCATCCAGCGTACCGGCGCCCGGCGCGACGCGCAGCGATGCACATGATTTCAGCCTCGATGCCACGCAAACGTTGGGCGCCAGCACGTTGGCGGCACTCACGGTCAACACGGATTTCGCCGAGACGGAGGTCGACACGCGTCGCACCAACCTCACGCGCTTTCCCATCGTCTTCCCGGAGAAGCGCACGTTTTTTCTGCAGGGCAGCGACATCTTTGATTTCGGCCTCGGGCTCGGCGACGACGTCCGTCCGTTTTTCAGCCGCCGGATCGGTTTGCTGAATGGCGACGAAGTTCCCATTCGTGTGGGCGCGAAGATCACCGGCCGGGAGGGTGGCGCGAACTTCGGCGGCCTCGGCGTACGCACCCGCGAGATTGCCGCGCCAGCGGGCACCTCGTTGGTATCGACGGCCAACACGCTCGGCGTGATGCGCTACAAACAGAATCTGGGTCGCGAGTCCAGCGTCGGCATGATCGGATCGGCGGGTGACCCTATTGGTCGAACGGATAGCTGGATGGCCGGGGTTGATGCGAACTTCCAGACGTCACGCTTCCGCGTGAACAAGAACCTGCTGTTGGGCGCATGGGGCGTGCAGACGGATCGTGCCGGACTCACCGGCGATAAGACCGCGTGGGGCGCTCGCATCGCGTATCCCAATGACTTGTGGAACCTTTCCGCCACGTTCAAGCGCATCGGCGACGGCTTCGACCCGTCACTGGGGTTCGTCCCGCGCCGCGCGGTACAGATCATTGAAATCACCAGCAACTATCTGCCGCGGCCACGCGAGCGAGTGGCCGGGCTGCGCGTACGGCAAATGGTGCATGAGTTCCAACCACGCATCGTGACCGACTTGAGCGGTACGTGGGAGAGCTATCGCATCTTCATGGCGCCGGTGAACTGGCGCCTTGAGAGCGGCGACCGATTCGAGATCAATGCCAATCCCACCGGTGAGCGACTGGTCGCGCCATTCACCATCGCTCCGGGCGTAACGATTCCGGCGGGCGCCTACCACTGGATGCGGTATCGCCTGGAAGGCGGGTTTGCGCAAAAACGTCGATTGAGCGGTCAGGCGACCTGGTGGTTTGGCTCGTTCTACACCGGCACGTTGAACGAGATCATTCTCACGAGCGCCTGGAAGCCGTCGTCGCTGTTCAATCTCGAACTCAATGCGACGCGCAACGTGGGTCAGCTGCGCCCCGGCGGCCACCCAAAATCCCCCACCTGTGGCCACCCCAAACTCCCCCAGCTGGCGTGA
- a CDS encoding prolyl oligopeptidase family serine peptidase — protein sequence MRTTSLLAALLLGSATVLPAQTPVPGAKKVLSAEDYARWRTIDNSIITADGKWVAYGLRFTNTLPLDAKPVLHLRNLATSEEIEVPNATQPAFSPDAKWIAYLVEPPPPARGSGRGASDSAAASPASGTAPVTPAAQPAVTGGRGGAAAAPPRRWELRELATGKVVSWQDVQSASFSPTSTHLLLRRRPTGAPAATTGADGGGGGRGGAGAAGGAVRASDAVLHELSTGRSQFLGSVGDIAFNRSGDLLAYTVDAAIRDGNGLFVVDLKGGRTVVLDNDSLRYGRLVWNDKGTSVAALKGRDVDKMRERDNQLIVIADVPVAMNSATTSPVVLNPAKATGFPKGFVVSDRAPLAWSEDGARVFLGIIPQTALPDTGRRRSTDSIADVDVWLTQDERVQSQQMIQIEADRNRTFRQAFDLASARYITLSDSSLRDLEMPASGTWAVGRDAREYVSDYKPPAADFYRVNTVTGERTLMLKGQLTGPHVNGISPDGRFFLYWKDAKWQSMDLVSGTSRTLGGTVNFTDMEEDHPGPKPSYGVAGYAADGTGVIAQHRFDLWFLPFDGTAARNLTNGVGTRDKIVHRYVRASPIDSSVRRAARVAREIDLSKPITLTTYGEYTKKAGFSRLANGAMQTLLYEDAAFSAPLRASASDVFMYTRQTFREFPDVLVSGADFANAKKISDANPQQAEFKWGRRILFDYTTRRGDKLQGILAIPDDYVDGEKRPMLVTFYEKNSQTMHRYPTPSFLTGMGGMPVEAVSRGYLTMLPDVQFHTGSSHSDMLDAVEAATKKVIAMGYADPKRIGVHGHSYGGEGAAFIGTRSRLFAAVGMGAGVTDLYSDFSQSWGWSYQVTGGSGQNGNGYYMNGQGRWGFSPWEKPEVYHFESALTHVPEVTSPFLIMHGTADPTVSFSEGMNFYNALRFNGKQAAMLAYAGEGHGLRGLANRRDLTTRYFEYFDHYLKGEPAPRWMTDGVPFIAKDLSKATGKPVIMKKP from the coding sequence ATGCGAACCACATCCCTTCTCGCCGCGCTCCTGCTTGGCTCGGCAACCGTCCTGCCGGCCCAGACGCCCGTTCCCGGTGCCAAGAAGGTGCTCTCGGCGGAGGACTATGCGCGGTGGCGCACGATCGACAACAGCATCATCACGGCCGACGGCAAGTGGGTCGCGTACGGGTTGCGATTCACGAACACGCTACCGCTCGATGCCAAGCCGGTGTTGCACCTGCGCAATCTCGCCACGAGCGAGGAGATCGAAGTGCCGAACGCCACGCAACCGGCGTTCTCGCCCGATGCGAAATGGATCGCGTATCTCGTGGAGCCGCCACCACCGGCGCGAGGCAGCGGGCGCGGAGCGAGTGACAGCGCCGCGGCTTCGCCTGCATCGGGCACGGCGCCCGTGACGCCCGCTGCACAGCCCGCGGTCACTGGAGGCCGCGGCGGAGCTGCTGCTGCGCCCCCACGCCGGTGGGAACTTCGCGAACTCGCCACCGGCAAGGTGGTGTCATGGCAGGACGTGCAAAGCGCGAGCTTCTCGCCCACATCTACGCACCTGCTGCTGCGCCGTCGGCCGACCGGAGCGCCAGCAGCGACTACGGGAGCCGATGGCGGCGGTGGCGGTCGCGGTGGTGCCGGCGCTGCGGGCGGTGCGGTGCGCGCGTCCGACGCCGTGTTGCACGAACTCTCCACCGGACGCAGCCAGTTCCTTGGCAGCGTCGGTGACATCGCCTTTAATCGGTCCGGCGACTTACTGGCCTACACGGTCGACGCCGCGATTCGCGACGGCAACGGACTGTTCGTGGTGGACCTCAAGGGCGGTCGCACCGTCGTGCTTGACAACGATTCGCTGCGCTACGGCCGCTTGGTCTGGAACGACAAGGGCACCAGCGTGGCCGCACTCAAGGGTCGTGATGTCGACAAGATGCGGGAGCGCGACAACCAACTGATCGTGATTGCCGATGTGCCGGTCGCCATGAACTCCGCGACGACGTCTCCCGTCGTGTTGAACCCGGCCAAGGCCACCGGATTCCCGAAGGGTTTCGTGGTCAGTGACCGCGCGCCGCTTGCCTGGAGCGAAGATGGCGCACGCGTCTTCCTTGGCATCATCCCGCAAACCGCGCTACCCGACACCGGTCGGCGTCGCAGCACGGATTCCATCGCCGACGTCGATGTGTGGCTCACGCAGGACGAGCGCGTCCAATCCCAGCAGATGATCCAGATCGAGGCCGACCGGAACCGCACGTTCCGTCAGGCATTCGACCTCGCGTCCGCGCGCTACATCACGCTCAGTGATTCGTCCCTGCGTGACCTCGAGATGCCCGCCAGCGGCACGTGGGCGGTGGGGCGCGATGCCCGCGAGTATGTCTCCGACTACAAACCGCCCGCTGCCGATTTCTATCGCGTCAATACGGTCACTGGTGAACGCACGCTCATGCTCAAAGGCCAGCTCACCGGCCCGCATGTCAACGGCATTTCGCCCGATGGCCGGTTCTTCCTGTACTGGAAGGACGCCAAGTGGCAGTCGATGGACCTCGTCAGCGGCACGTCACGCACGCTGGGCGGCACCGTGAACTTCACCGACATGGAGGAAGATCATCCTGGCCCAAAACCGTCGTACGGCGTGGCCGGATACGCCGCCGATGGGACCGGCGTGATTGCGCAGCATCGCTTTGACCTGTGGTTCCTGCCGTTTGATGGCACGGCGGCGCGCAACCTGACCAATGGCGTCGGCACGCGCGACAAGATTGTGCATCGCTATGTCCGCGCGTCGCCCATCGACAGTTCGGTGCGCCGCGCCGCGCGTGTCGCGCGCGAGATCGACCTGTCGAAGCCCATCACGCTCACCACGTACGGCGAGTACACCAAGAAGGCCGGTTTCTCACGACTCGCCAATGGCGCGATGCAAACGCTGCTGTACGAGGACGCCGCGTTCAGCGCGCCGCTGCGCGCGTCGGCCAGCGACGTGTTCATGTACACGCGCCAGACCTTTCGCGAGTTTCCCGACGTGCTGGTATCCGGCGCCGACTTCGCCAATGCGAAGAAAATTTCCGACGCCAACCCGCAGCAGGCCGAGTTCAAGTGGGGACGGCGCATCCTGTTCGACTACACCACGCGCCGCGGCGATAAGCTGCAGGGCATCCTCGCGATTCCCGATGACTACGTGGACGGCGAAAAGCGACCCATGCTGGTGACGTTCTACGAAAAGAATTCGCAAACCATGCATCGGTATCCCACGCCGTCCTTCCTCACCGGCATGGGCGGCATGCCGGTGGAGGCCGTGAGCCGCGGGTATCTCACCATGCTCCCCGACGTGCAGTTCCACACGGGCTCATCGCACAGCGATATGCTCGACGCCGTTGAGGCCGCGACGAAGAAGGTCATCGCTATGGGGTATGCCGATCCGAAACGCATCGGCGTGCACGGGCACAGCTACGGTGGTGAAGGCGCCGCGTTCATCGGCACGCGGTCGCGGCTGTTCGCGGCGGTCGGCATGGGTGCCGGCGTGACTGATCTCTACTCCGACTTCAGCCAGAGCTGGGGATGGTCCTATCAGGTGACCGGCGGCAGCGGCCAGAATGGCAATGGCTACTACATGAACGGTCAGGGGCGCTGGGGCTTCTCCCCGTGGGAAAAGCCCGAGGTGTACCATTTCGAGTCGGCACTGACGCATGTGCCGGAAGTCACCTCACCATTCCTGATCATGCACGGGACGGCCGACCCCACGGTGTCGTTCAGCGAAGGGATGAACTTCTACAACGCGCTGCGCTTCAACGGCAAGCAGGCCGCCATGCTCGCCTATGCCGGCGAAGGCCATGGGCTGCGAGGACTCGCCAACCGCCGGGACCTCACCACCCGGTACTTCGAGTATTTCGATCACTACCTCAAGGGCGAGCCGGCCCCCAGGTGGATGACCGATGGTGTCCCGTTCATCGCGAAGGACCTGTCAAAAGCGACGGGCAAGCCCGTCATCATGAAGAAACCCTGA
- a CDS encoding amidohydrolase yields the protein MVRATAVLSLLVGCGTSDAIPVATPDLILTNARVYTLSWSEPSTDGVPAASAPFDSATGWRHDATAVAVRSGRIVYVGSDSGALALRGDSTRVIDLEGQVMLPGLVDAHTHTAELGAALDRVNLTGIATEAEAVELIAQRAATTPKGEWILGYGWDEGAWANHYPDKRLISERVPDHPVILRGLHGFAAWANSAALTKAGITRDTKAPTGGEIRQDAAGEPTGLVLNRAVPLLDDAVPLPSAAQRDAQVMRALHVMADAGYTGIHEAGTTPDVMASFERLAALDSLPLRVYAMISGRDSAMVRAWIARGPYTSPNGMLSVRAVKAYYDGALGSRGAQLLADYSDRAGHRGVSGGAYGFDQRVVADAMSAGFQVGIHAIGDAGNRATLDFIDSVMQAAPKARTLRHRVEHAQVVSPSDIARFASMGVIASMQPPHAVEDKGWAEQRLGAGRIQGAYAWRTLRRAQARLAFSSDLPGSSWSPFYGLHSAMTREDTSGAPTGGWYPEQRMTAEEAVRGYSVWNAYAGFDEQQAGTIAVGKRADFTVMDVDPFRQRALAELLKGRVLWTVSRGRVVYERGR from the coding sequence ATGGTCCGTGCTACTGCCGTCCTCAGCCTGCTCGTCGGCTGCGGCACGTCCGACGCAATTCCGGTGGCCACACCCGATCTCATCCTCACCAACGCGCGCGTCTACACGTTGTCGTGGAGCGAGCCTTCGACCGACGGTGTACCGGCCGCCTCGGCCCCGTTCGACTCCGCCACCGGATGGCGACATGACGCGACCGCGGTGGCGGTGCGCAGTGGACGCATCGTGTATGTCGGATCCGATTCCGGTGCCTTGGCGCTCCGCGGCGACAGCACGCGCGTGATCGACCTGGAGGGTCAGGTCATGCTCCCGGGACTGGTGGACGCACACACACATACGGCCGAGTTGGGCGCCGCACTCGATCGTGTGAATCTCACCGGGATCGCCACCGAGGCCGAAGCGGTTGAGCTGATTGCGCAGCGCGCCGCGACCACGCCCAAAGGCGAGTGGATCCTCGGCTACGGATGGGACGAAGGCGCCTGGGCCAATCACTATCCCGACAAGCGGCTCATCTCAGAGCGCGTGCCCGATCATCCGGTCATCCTCCGCGGCTTGCACGGATTCGCCGCGTGGGCCAACAGTGCGGCGCTGACCAAAGCGGGCATCACACGCGACACGAAAGCGCCAACCGGTGGTGAGATTCGCCAAGACGCCGCCGGCGAGCCCACCGGATTGGTGTTGAATCGCGCCGTGCCGTTGCTTGACGATGCCGTGCCACTACCGTCAGCCGCGCAACGCGACGCTCAGGTCATGCGCGCGCTACACGTGATGGCCGATGCGGGCTACACCGGCATTCACGAAGCCGGCACCACGCCCGATGTCATGGCCTCGTTCGAACGACTGGCAGCGCTCGATTCTCTCCCATTGCGCGTGTACGCCATGATCAGCGGTCGCGACTCGGCGATGGTGCGCGCCTGGATTGCGCGCGGCCCCTACACGTCGCCCAACGGCATGCTGAGTGTGCGCGCCGTGAAGGCCTACTACGACGGCGCCCTGGGTTCGCGTGGCGCACAACTGCTGGCCGACTACAGTGATCGCGCCGGACATCGCGGCGTAAGCGGCGGTGCGTACGGGTTTGATCAACGGGTGGTAGCCGATGCCATGTCGGCCGGATTTCAGGTGGGCATTCACGCGATCGGCGACGCCGGCAATCGGGCCACCCTCGATTTCATTGACTCGGTCATGCAGGCGGCGCCCAAGGCGCGCACACTGCGGCATCGCGTGGAACATGCGCAGGTGGTGTCGCCCAGTGATATCGCGCGGTTCGCGTCGATGGGGGTGATTGCCTCCATGCAGCCACCGCATGCGGTGGAAGACAAAGGATGGGCGGAACAGCGACTGGGCGCGGGACGCATTCAGGGCGCGTATGCCTGGCGCACATTGCGGCGTGCACAAGCGCGGTTGGCGTTCTCCAGCGACCTGCCAGGTTCAAGCTGGAGTCCGTTCTACGGGCTGCACTCGGCCATGACGCGTGAGGACACCAGCGGTGCGCCCACCGGTGGCTGGTATCCGGAACAACGCATGACCGCGGAGGAAGCCGTGCGCGGATATTCCGTGTGGAACGCGTATGCAGGATTTGACGAACAACAGGCCGGCACGATTGCGGTGGGGAAACGCGCCGACTTCACCGTGATGGATGTCGACCCGTTTCGCCAGAGGGCGCTGGCCGAACTGCTCAAGGGGCGTGTGTTGTGGACGGTGTCGCGTGGGCGGGTGGTGTATGAGCGGGGGCGATAG